A portion of the Malassezia japonica chromosome 3, complete sequence genome contains these proteins:
- the RPB11 gene encoding DNA-directed RNA polymerase II core subunit (COG:K; BUSCO:EOG0926591L; EggNog:ENOG503P5DE), with protein MANAPDRFNLFLLQPGERRIEVQEDMRIPNAATFYFNKEDHTLGNMLRHAVLSLPGVLFCGYKVPHPLEPRVLVKIQTDGSLTPAEVLQQACTKLIVNIGTLKQGWAKEVRLSADSGRMDGGAYGAQLWNAYGAAPDAAPDAADPAMGGYVDI; from the coding sequence ATGGCCAACGCCCCGGACCGTTTCAACCTTTTCCTCCTCCAGCCGGGGGAGCGTCGTATCGAGGTGCAGGAGGACATGCGTATTCCCAATGCAGCCACATTTTACTTTAATAAGGAAGATCATACCCTGGGCAACATGCTCCGACACGCAGTCCTCTCCCTCCCGGGTGTGCTGTTCTGTGGCTACAAGGTTCCTCAcccgctcgagccgcgtgTCCTGGTGAAGATCCAGACGGACGGCAGCCTCACCCCAGCCGAGGTCCTCCAGCAGGCATGCACCAAGCTCATCGTCAACATCGGCACCCTCAAGCAGGGCTGGGCAAAAGAAGTGCGGCTCAGCGCCGACTCGGGCCGCATGGATGGCGGTGCGTACGGTGCACAGCTGTGGAACGCGTATGGTGCGGCACCGGATGCGGCACCGGACGCAGCCGACCCTGCCATGGGCGGTTATGTAGATATCTAG
- the PEX14 gene encoding peroxisomal membrane protein pex14 (EggNog:ENOG503NZWU; COG:M; COG:O; COG:U; BUSCO:EOG092643S6; TransMembrane:1 (o100-118i)), which translates to MADSNAPAPPARSDVSTPARTEMIQSAVSFLADPKVQSSPISQRVSFLESKGLTPQEVDLALAQASRPQSLGSAPQYASPYPMMPAYPPGQQYRRDWRDWFIMAVVSGTIGYGIFGLARRYLYPHMQPPNQTVLEAERDELAAKYDEVALHLEELDQTTEAIRQGLDEHQTAIEKSVVGVNEMVEHIRTREESRDKDVEKMKAEVEEMREEFSSLLNRARKGQIEALTDLQGEMKSLRTLMNSRGGLAGSSSSTAPAANASEGDSAPAPARPAAKGIPSWQLQEEE; encoded by the exons ATGGCGGATTCGaatgcgcctgcgccgcctgcgcggtCGGATgtctcgacgccggcgcgcaccgagaTGATACAGAGTGCAGTATCGTTCCTGGCAGACCCCAAGGTGCAGAGCTCGCCGATTTCGCAGCGTGTGAGCTTCCTGGAATCCAAGGGCCTGACGCCCCAGGAAGTGGAcctggcgcttgcgcaggccTCGCGGCCACAGAGTCTCGGCTCGGCCCCTCAGTACGCCAGCCCATACCCCATGATGCCTGCGTACCCCCCCGGGCAGCAGTACCGCCGCGATTGGCGCGACTGGTTCATCATGGCCGTCGTTTCAGGCACGATCGGCTATGGTATCTTTGGCCTGGCCCGC CGATACCTTTACCCCCACATGCAGCCGCCGAACCAaacggtgctcgaggcggagcgcgacgagctcgcggccaaGTACGACGAGGTGGCGTtgcacctcgaggagctcgatcAGACCACCGAGGCCATCCGCCAGGGCTTGGACGAGCACCAGACTGCGATCGAGAAGAGCGTCGTGGGCGTCAACGAGATGGTCGAACATATCCGCACGCGCGAAGAGTCCCGCGACAAGGATGTCGAAAAAATGAAGGCCGAAGTCGAGGAGATGCGCGAAGAGTTCTCATCGCTCTTGAACCGAGCACGCAAGGGACAGATCGAGGCCTTGACCGACCTGCAGGGCGAGATGaagtcgctgcgcacgctgatgaactcgcgcggcggcctggccggctcgtcgtcctcgacggcgccggcggcgaacGCCAGCGAAGGCGACAGCgctccggcgccggcgcgcccggccgcCAAGGGTATTCCCAGCTGGCAGCTACAGGAAGAGGAGTAG
- a CDS encoding uncharacterized protein (TransMembrane:11 (o140-159i171-190o202-224i257-277o283-304i379-399o419-443i455-477o513-536i543-565o571-593i); COG:E; EggNog:ENOG503NVVT), which yields MVVEAAYDQGFIAQGTADQVNYEQHLHEAGKDETIPAGLSHLGDSGKKVDEDVTEWHFPTEEERSTLRRVPEKINFPTFAIGICEFAERFSYYGATQVYNNFIQFKRPVIDGVVQRSGAGRGIAQHSGALAMGSRAATGLITFNSFWCYVTPLVGAWLADTYWGRFKTITYGVFVAQIGHILLVISAIPGVLDNLQGAKACFIIALIIMGTGTGVFKASCPVLVAEQMKVKEETVVTLKSGERVIIDPALTTARVYVWYYLMINLGSLAGQLGMIYAEMNHGYWLAYLLPTLVFFLPVPVLWFGRNYYVSTPPQGSVLSTACKAWGRAIKASWSWNPTTFIRNCKSDHFWDVSRPSMVQDQSPDWMIYNDRWIDELSRGIKACAIFIFFPLYWLCYNQLTGPLLTQSSQMSLNGSPSELVSQLDPIFIIVMCPLFNLLVYPMIDRYRINFTPIKRITVGFICVSMSMIWASVLQHYIYQTNPCGKYVGDSITLNGVDCSEAASSINVWVQSGAYVLIGLSEIFASIVSMEIAMIMAPKNMRSIVMAIGSFTTAVAAAIGEAFVALSANPLFVVNYGVFAGLSFVGGLLFWFFFYKIDRKQDELNLIGQEGYEKAQGHETGGFVSTNEKNPEPATEAPSNEKAPTVLTP from the coding sequence ATGGTGGTGGAAGCTGCCTACGACCAGGGCTTTATTGCCCAAGGCACTGCCGATCAAGTGAACTATGAACAACACCTCCACGAGGCTGGCAAGGATGAAACCATCCCCGCTGGCCTTAGTCATCTGGGGGACTCTGGGAAgaaggtcgacgaggacgttACGGAATGGCACTTCCCtaccgaggaggagcgctcgacgctgcgccgtgtCCCAGAGAAGATCAACTTCCCTACCTTTGCGATCGGAATTTGCGAGTTTGCTGAGCGTTTCAGTTACtacggcgcgacgcaggtGTATAACAACTTTATCCAGTTTAAGCGCCCTGTCATCGACGGCGTCGTCCAGCGCTCtggcgccggtcgcggtATCGCGCAGCACTCGGGTGCGCTTGCCATGGGCTCGCGTGCTGCGACGGGTCTGATCACATTCAACTCGTTCTGGTGCTACGTTACCCCGCTTGTCGGCGCGTGGCTCGCCGATACGTATTGGGGCCGTTTCAAGACGATCACCTACGGTGTTTTCGTTGCTCAGATCGGCCATATTCTGCTGGTCATTTCTGCGATTCCTGGTGTGCTGGACAACCTCCAGGGTGCCAAGGCTTGCTTTATCATTGCGCTGATTATCATGGGTACGGGCACGGGTGTGTTCAAGGCGAGTTGCCCCGTGCTGGTGGCCGAGCAGATGAAGGTCAAAGAAGAGACGGTTGTGACGCTCAAATCGGGCGAGCGTGTGATTATCGACCCTGCGCTTACGACCGCTCGTGTTTACGTTTGGTACTACCTCATGATCAACCTGGGTTCGCTTGCTGGTCAGCTTGGTATGATCTACGCCGAGATGAACCACGGCTACTGGCTTGCGTACCTGCTCCCCACCCTCGTCTTCTTCCTGCCAGTCCCTGTGCTCTGGTTCGGCCGCAACTACTATGtcagcacgccgccgcagggTTCGGTGCTTAGCACTGCCTGCAAGGCGTGGGGCCGTGCGATCAAGGCCAGCTGGAGCTGGAACCCCACCACTTTCATCCGCAACTGCAAGAGCGACCACTTCTGGGACGTTTCGCGTCCCTCTATGGTGCAAGACCAGTCTCCCGACTGGATGATCTACAACGACCGCTGGATCGATGAGCTGAGCCGTGGTATCAAAGCTTGCGCCATCTTCATCTTCTTCCCCTTGTACTGGCTGTGCTACAACCAGCTGACGGGTCCTCTTCTGACCCAGAGCAGCCAGATGAGCCTGAACGGTTCTCCCAGCGAGCTGGTCAGCCAGCTCGACCCCATCTTCATTATTGTTATGTGCCCCCTCTTCAACCTTTTGGTATACCCGATGATCGACCGCTACCGCATCAATTTCACCCCTATTAAGCGCATTACGGTCGGCTTCATTTGCGTGTCGATGTCAATGATCTGGGCTTCGGTCTTGCAGCACTACATTTACCAGACCAACCCTTGCGGCAAGTACGTCGGTGACAGCATTACCCTGAACGGCGTCGACTGCTCAGAGGCGGCCTCGTCTATCAACGTCTGGGTCCAGTCGGGCGCGTACGTGCTCATTGGCTTGAGCGAGATCTTTGCCTCGATCGTCTCGATGGAAATTGCCATGATCATGGCGCCAAAGAATATGCGCTCGATCGTCATGGCTATCGGCTCCTTCACCAccgccgtcgctgctgctATTGGCGAGGCCTTTGTCGCCCTGTCGGCCAACCCGCTGTTTGTGGTCAACTACGGTGTATTTGCCGGCCTGTCGTTCGTCGGCGGTCTCCTCTTCTGGTTCTTCTTCTACAAGATCGACCGCAAGCAGGACGAGCTCAACCTTATCGGCCAGGAGGGCTACGAGAAGGCCCAGGGCCATGAAACGGGTGGCTTTGTTTCTACGAACGAAAAGAACCCCGAGCCGGCGACAGAGGCGCCTAGTAACGAGAAGGCACCTACTGTCCTCACCCCCTAA
- the ATG5 gene encoding autophagy protein 5 (EggNog:ENOG503P28R; COG:C), with the protein MYVLRLTQLAAPRMSYWPMVADALRKDWLPRLLNASELARTNPDDFWFTYNDTVLRWRWPIGLAYDFCHARTLASDGQAPIPWSITVHLSQAKPDTKASLDQCHASYMARLKEADYLLWGSCKRTLELPREQQDRLWKSVCAHECDAYNDVMHTLRGDWRDDALDPSAAVSVRRLPLSFYVAPHGAPVVQEPMPPMHDENTPTTLRMALERSFPARPPPTALLHGIVLPPDTPLAYLTRSMSYLDGWLHIIVMDT; encoded by the exons ATGTATGTTCTccgactgacgcagcttGCCGCCCCCCGCATGAGCTACTGGCCGATGGTCGCCGATGCACTCCGTAAAGACTGGCTGCCGCGACTGCTGAATGCGTCCGAACTCGCACGCACAAACCCCGACGATTTTTGGTTTACTTATAATGATACGGTGCTGCGATG gcggtGGCCGATCGGGCTTGCGTACGACTTCTGCCATGCACGGACTCTAGCGAGCGACGGCCAGGCGCCGATCCCATGGTCAATTACGGTGCACCTATCGCAGGCCAAGCCGGATACTAAAgcgtcgctcgaccagTGCCATGCGTCGTACATGGCGCGACTTAAAGAGGCCGACTATCTCTTGTGGGGAAGCTGCAaacgcacgctcgagctcccTCGCGAGCAGCAAGATCGGCTGTGGAAGAGTGTATGTGCCCATGAGTGCGACGCCTATAACGATGTAATGCACACGCTCCGAGGCGACTggcgcgacgatgcgcttgATCCTAGCGCGGCCGTgtccgtgcgccgccttccGCTCAGTTTCTACGTGGCCCCCCATGGCGCGCCCGTCGTCCAAGAGCCCATGCCGCCTATGCACGACGAAAACACGCCTACCACGCTCCGtatggcgctcgagcgctcCTTTCCCGCCCGCCCCCCCCCGACGGCCCTCTTGCACGGCATTGTTCTGCCGCCCGATACCCCCCTTGCCTATCTTACGCGGTCGATGAGCTACCTGGACGGCTGGCTCCATATCATAGTCATGGACACATAG
- a CDS encoding uncharacterized protein (COG:S; TransMembrane:11 (i98-117o123-142i163-186o198-221i228-249o284-305i317-338o358-378i399-419o425-449i461-486o); EggNog:ENOG503P1IX): protein MDRLEPSPAEGQTRTWVSYLFPNTDLSIARRAKFLDEQDQKDIKFSTIEGDSQTSDATPEGAPAKITTEDSLVVEQINGNYVEEETELLPSTLGWIGAFWNMIAYSIALGILSIPLVVATLGVVPFILLTFFFGALTYYTGMQYWKLSMMYPNIHSLQQAGELIFGPLGGMMFQVIQVIFGVFLQGNHALLGGYAFHYLGWHSCMIGMVACFAAISFLFTLPRSYKIFAWQAAISFTSIFTVVIIAMIASGVTGPENMNPGDPPKKMLAFGATKQVPHTFLDGVMAVTNLFVSFGATPSYLPVMAEMHDRRQFPKSLGLLVGISTVLYTIVGCIINYNLGQYTKSPSLGSLSPMMIKISYGLGLPTIMVAGCASGQVTGKVLMHNVFSGARRRFLKRPLYLWSTWILINLITWTLAFILAEVIPFFSSFLGLEASLFWAFFLSLAPTFYVWRHQYNYRANVWNLLGFFVAFFILGVSTFMCIVGMWSSVVSIKDQYATGNVGSPFSCAMPN, encoded by the coding sequence ATGGACCGACTGGAGCCCAGCCCTGCAGAGGGACAAACGCGGACGTGGGTCTCGTACCTGTTTCCGAATACAGACCTGTCCATCGCACGGCGTGCCAAGTTCCTCGATGAGCAGGATCAGAAGGACATCAAATTTTCCACGATCGAGGGTGATAGCCagacgagcgacgcgacgcccgaGGGCGCCCCGGCCAAGATCACAACCGAGGACTCGCTGGTGGTCGAGCAGATCAACGGTAACTATGTGGAAGAAGAGACCGAGCTGCTGCCCTCGACCCTCGGCTGGATCGGCGCTTTCTGGAACATGATTGCATACTCGATTGCCCTGGGTATCCTCAGTATCCCGCTGGTGGTCGCTACGCTTGGTGTTGTACCTTTTATCCTCCTCACGTTCTTCTTCGGCGCCCTGACGTACTACACGGGCATGCAATACTGGAAGCTGTCGATGATGTACCCCAACATTCActcgctgcagcaggcgggTGAACTGATCTTTgggccgctcggcggcatgaTGTTCCAGGTGATCCAGGTCATCTTTGGTGTCTTCTTGCAGGGAAACCACGCACTGCTGGGTGGCTACGCATTCCACTACCTGGGGTGGCACTCGTGCATGATCGGAATGGTGGCTTGCTTCGCCGCAATTTCGTTCCTCTTCACCCTCCCGCGCTCGTACAAAATCTTCGCATGGCAGGCGGCCATCTCCTTCACCTCGATCTTTACCGTGGTGATCATCGCGATGATCGCCAGTGGCGTTACGGGGCCGGAGAACATGAACCCGGGCGATCCCCCGAAAAAGATGCTCGCATTCGGCGCAACAAAGCAGGTCCCGCACACGTTCCTCGATGGCGTGATGGCCGTGACGAACTTGTTTGTTAGTTTCGGTGCCACGCCGTCCTACCTGCCGGTCATGGCCGAGATGCACGACCGCCGCCAGTTCCCCAAGAGTCTGggcctgctcgtcggcatcTCCACGGTGCTCTACACGATTGTCGGCTGCATTATCAACTACAATCTGGGCCAGTACACCAAGTCGCCCTCGCTGGGCTCGCTGTCGCCCATGATGATCAAAATCTCCTACGGTCTGGGTCTGCCCACCATCATGGTCGCCGGTTGTGCCAGTGGCCAGGTTACGGGTAAGGTGCTGATGCACAACGTGttcagcggcgcgcgccgccgcttccTCAAAAGGCCTCTGTACCTGTGGAGCACGTGGATCCTGATCAACCTCATCACCTGGACGCTCGCCTTcatcctcgccgaggtgaTTCCCTTCTTCAGCTCGTTCCTCGGCCTGGAGGCCTCGCTGTTCTGGGCCTTCTTCCTGTCGCTTGCCCCGACGTTTTACGTCTGGCGGCACCAATACAACTACCGGGCGAACGTGTGGAACCTGCTTGGTTTCTTCGTCGCTTTTTTCATCCTGGGTGTGTCGACATTCATGTGCATTGTCGGTATGTGGTCGTCGGTCGTGTCGATCAAGGACCAGTACGCAACCGGCAACGTCGGAAGCCCCTTCTCGTGCGCAATGCCCAACTAA
- a CDS encoding uncharacterized protein (COG:A; EggNog:ENOG503NXXZ): protein MSNADEADDLYADLYGEEADTSVKPPAQPVAADPRAAPAAAVAPAPAATAEAGGSFIPGMTAAAPPVAQQPTVESAEERAAAAMRGEHVAPQDLPDEGKMFVGGLNWDTSEESLRKYFGQFGPVSSCTVMRDGTSGRSRGFAFVTFSDPKSVNAVMVREHYLDGKIIDPKRAIPRPEQSKTQKCFVGGLPQTVTQDSFKQLFQQFGHVLDSTVMMDKDTGRPRGFGFVTFEDDDGVERTLANQPLMLDGKQIEVKRAQSRGQPASSAAPNRFSSGANDAPSRGGQAPLRAWGAPSAGGAEAAKGGSFDPQAMAKMYQQMGWGGANWNPQMVWQQMMSAYMGGAGAKGGWNPAAMGGAAAGGANSNPAAAYMRAYSAAGAGNASGGDNKSPAGGGWGSRGGSSGPSSDDPRGRSSHGGSSGGHRERSPVRGSRNYDERSRF from the exons ATGTCGAACGCagacgaggcggacgatTTGTATGCAGACCTTTACGGCGAGGAGGCCGATACTAGTGTGAAGCCTCCCGCGCAGCCTGTTGCTGCCGAcccgcgtgctgcgcctgcggcggcggtggctcccgcgccggcagcgacggccGAGGCAGGCGGCTCGTTTATCCCGGGGATGACGGCAGCGGCTCCTCCTGTAGCTCAGCAGCCTACGGTCGAGTCTGCAGAggagcgtgctgctgctgcgaTGCGCGGTGAGCATGTGGCGCCGCAGGATTTGCCTGATGAAGG AAAAATGTTCGTCGGCGGTCTCAACTGGGACACGAGTGAAGAGAGCCTGCGCAAGTACTTTGGCCAGTTTGGGCCGGTGAGCTCGTGCACGGTGATGCGCGACGGCACATcgggccgctcgcgcggctttGCGTTTGTGACGTTCTCGGACCCCAAGTCGGTGAACGCGGTGATGGTCCGCGAGCACTACCTCGACGGCAAGATCATCGACCCGAAGCGCGCCATTCCACGCCCGGAGCAGTCCAAGACCCAAAAGTGCttcgtcggcggcctgccCCAGACTGTGACGCAGGACTCGTTCAAGCAGCTCTTCCAACAGTTTGGCCACGTCCTCGACAGCACAGTGATGATGGACAAGGATACCGGCCGCCCGCGTGGATTCGGCTTCGTCACGttcgaggacgacgacggcgtcgagcgcacgctcgccaaCCAGCCGCTCATGCTCGACGGCAAGCAGATCGAGGTGAAGCGCGCCCAATCGCGGGGTCagccggcgtcgagcgcggcgccgaacCGCTTCAGCTCGGGCGCAaacgacgcgccgagccgcggcggacaggcgccgctgcgcgcgtggggcgcgccgagcgcgggcggcgccgaggcggccaagGGCGGCTCCTTCGACCCGCAGGCCATGGCCAAGATGTACCAGCAGATGGGCTGGGGCGGTGCCAACTGGAACCCGCAGATGGTCTGGCAGCAAATGATGTCGGCCTACATGGGTGGCGCCGGGGCCAAGGGCGGCTGGAACCCGGCCGCGATGGGtggtgctgctgctggcgGAGCCAACAGCAACCCGGCCGCAGCTTATATGCGCGCGTAcagcgcggcaggcgcaggcaacgcctcgggcggcgaCAACAAGTcgccggccggcggcggctggggcagtcgcggcggcagcagcggccCTTCGAGCGACGACCCGCGTGGACGCTCCTCGCACGGCGGTTCGTCGGGCGGACACCGCGAGCGTTCGCCCGTGCGTGGCTCGCGTAACTACGATGAACGGAGTCGTTTCTAG
- the VPS45 gene encoding vacuolar protein sorting-associated protein 45 (EggNog:ENOG503NXAG; COG:U) — translation MDVGKAVTAYMERMVKEVQGMKMLLLDQYTTPTISASFTQSALLENEVYLTDKLANGARERMAHLQCVVFVRPCSSSLQALCEELQQPKYGSYWLYFSNVVPKNSIEQLAEADQHQLVQTVQEYFADYVPVTSSLFSLNCDMPPHAVWSNSVSQWDSDAFERHSSGLMALLLSLKKKPVVRYERMSALAKKLAEDVVYQTTQGQPGLFDFRRTDVPPLLLILDRRNDPVTPLLTQWTYQAMVHELIGIHNGRTQLPGKGDAHEEIVLSVDHDPFFAANLYDNFGDLGASIKQYVTQFQSRSSSTSAIETVQDMKRFVEEYPEFQRQRGNVSKHVALLGELSRLVEERDLLQVSELEQSLASNESHSSDLRNVQTMLASNNVGNDAKLRLAILYALRYQKWSGNQIDAVARQLIQVGLPESDVVLVYVMLNFAGAEQRQDDLFANENLFSRGKSALKGLKGVENVYTQHSPHLLETIDNLMRGRLRTSSYPFANVDPSSMDGAPATVFPNGNTTRPQDVILFVIGGTTYEEARTVALLNGAPQGSVTQAQPPWPGSRFLLGGTTVHNARSFLDMVQYTASRLPPSITRPPLSAGDTGLHLRLGPMQLNVANAPQREISEGLGDVANNARELATGLFGRVMNSAPFS, via the exons ATGGACGTCGGGAAGGCGGTCACGGCGTACATGGAGCGCATGGTCAAGGAGGTGCAGGGCATGAAGATGCTCCTCCTTGACCAGTACACG ACGCCTACCATCTCCGCCTCGTTTACGCAGTCCGCACTGCTCGAGAACGAAGTATACCTCACCGACAAGCTCGCGaatggcgcgcgcgagcgcatggcgcacCTGCAGTGCGTCGTATTCGTGCGTccgtgcagctcgtcccTCCAGGCACTGTGTGaagagctgcagcagcccAAGTACGGCTCCTACTGGCTCT ACTTTAGCAATGTCGTCCCCAAAAACAGtatcgagcagctcgctgaGGCCGACCAGCACCAGCTCGTACAGACCGTGCAGGAGTACTTTGCAGACTATGTCCCGGTcacctcgtcgctcttttcgctgAACTGCGAcatgccgccgcacgcggtTTGGTCGAATTCGGTCTCGCAGTGGGACAGCGACGCATTCGAGCGGCACTCGTCGGGGCTcatggcgctgctgctgagCCTCAAGAAGAAGCCGGTCGTGCGCTACGAGCGCATGAGTGCCTTGGCAAAGAAACTCGCAGAAGATGTCGTCTACCAGACCACCCAAGGGCAGCCGGGCTTGTTTGACTTTCGGCGCACCGATgtgccgccgctgctgctgaTTTTGGACCGCCGAAACGACCCCGTGACGCCGCTCTTGACGCAGTGGACATACCAGGCGATGGTGCACGAGCTGATCGGCATCCATAACGGGCGTACGCAGCTGCCGGGCAAAGGAGATGCGCACGAAGAGATTGTCTTGTCGGTCGACCACGACCCCTTCTTTGCCGCGAATCTGTACGACAACTTTGGCGatctcggcgcgtcgatcaAGCAATACGTCACGCAGTTCCAGTCGCGGTCCTCGTCCACGTCCGCCATCGAGACCGTCCAGGACATGAAACGCTTCGTCGAAGAGTACCCCGAATTCCAGCGCCAACGGGGCAACGTGTCgaagcacgtcgcgctccttggcgagctcagtcgcctggtcgaggagcgcgatcTGCTCCAGGTCAGCGAGTTGGAGCAGAGCCTCGCGAGCAACGAGAGCCACTCGTCGGACCTGCGCAACGTCCAGACGATGCTCGCCTCGAACAATGTAGGAAACGACGccaagctgcgcctcgcgatcCTCTACGCGCTGCGCTACCAAAAGTGGTCCGGCAACCAGATCGACGCAGTGGCGCGGCAGCTGATCCAAGTCGGCCTTCCCGAGTCCGATGTCGTGCTCGTCTACGTCATGCTCAACTTTgcgggcgccgagcagcgccaggaCGACCTCTTTGCCAACGAGAACCTCTTTTCGCGGGGCAAGAGCGCACTCAAGGGCCTCAAGGGCGTCGAGAATGTCTATACGCAGCACTCGCCGCACCTCCTCGAGACGATCGATAACCTGATGCGggggcgcctgcgcacgtcgagctaCCCCTTTGCGAACGTCGACCCCTCGTCGAtggacggcgcgccagcCACCGTCTTTCCAAACGGCAACACCACACGGCCACAGGACGTGATTTTGTTTGTGATTGGAGGCACGACCTACGAAGAAGCACGCACCGTCGCCCTGCTcaacggcgcgccgcaaggcaGCGTGACACAGGCGCAGCCGCCGTGGCCTGGCTCGCGTTTcttgctcggcggcacgacCGTGCACAATGCACGCTCGTTCCTCGACATGGTGCAGTAtaccgcctcgcgcctgccgccgagcaTCACACGGCCCCCGCTATCGGCGGGCGACACTGGCCtgcacctgcgcctcgggccGATGCAGCTCAACGTCGCcaacgcgccgcagcgcgagaTCAGCGAAGGCCTCGGTGACGTCGCCAACAATGCGCGCGAGCTAGCGACAGGCCTCTTTGGCCGTGTAATGAATAGTGCTCCATTTTCATAG